The genomic interval GTCAAAAATGCGGGCGCATTTTCCACGGTTACCCCCCCCGTCGGAATCAGTCGGATGTGTCCCAGGGGACCTTGAAGGCTTTTGATGTATTCAATACCGCCCATCGCCTGAACCGGGAATACTTTGACACTGGCTGCTCCCGCCTGCCATGCCTGCACAATTTCAGTGGGGGATAGCGCGCCTGCAACGACGGGCACATTTAAGCTCGCTGCCAGATAGATCAGCTCCGGGGCGACATGGGGAGTAAACAAGAACTGAGCACCTGCGGCGATCGCATCTCTAACATCTGCCTGAGTCAACAAGGTGCCTGCTCCAATCCAGCAATCTGGCAAGGTAGAGCGCAGCCTGTGAATGAGTTCCGAGGGACGATCGCTGTTCCAGGTGATTTCAATCAACCGGATGCCTCCTCTAGCAACTGCTTGTGCCATCTGTTGCCCCTGCTCAAGCTGATTACAGCGGATAACCGCGATTGCCCAATGCTCGTGCAGTAAGGTTAACCAGGTGGAAGGAGGCATGAAGGGGGATGGGGGGATGGAGGGATGGGGAGATGATGCTTATATCATTTGCCTGACACCTGACACCTACCACCTATCAAAAAAATTGGGGCGCTGCGAACAACACCCCAAAGGTTTCAGTATAGACAAGGTGGGTTAAGCAATGGCTGCAACTTTAACATCGTTATTCGCCAGTAGCTCCTGGAGTTCTTCCGCGTCCACAGTTTCCTTCTCAATTAGCATTTCTGCCAGTTGATCCAGCACATGCCGATTATTCACCAGAACAGCTTTGGCGCGGCGATAGGCTTGCTCTACCAGATTACGAACTTCGTCATCAATGGCAGCCGCTGTTTCTTCGGAAAAATCCCGTTCAGCCGCGATGTCGCGACCCAGGAACATGTTGCCCTGCTGACGACCTAAAGCAACAGGACCCAGGCGATCGCTCATCCCAAATCGGGTTACCATCTGGCGAGCAACGCGGGCAACCTGCTGCAAATCATTGGAAGCACCCGTGGTTACTTCCTCTTCGCCAAAAATAAGTTCCTCAGCGATTCGACCTCCCAGAGCAACTGCCATCTGGTTTTGCAGATAGGATCGGGAATAAAGCCCAGAATCCATCCGGTCTTCACTTGGCGTAAACCAGGTCAGCCCCCCTGCCCGACCGCGGGGAATGATGCTAATTTTCTGAACCGGGTCGTAGTCGGGCATTAATGCACCGACCATCGCATGCCCTGCTTCGTGGTAGGCGACCAACTGCTTGCGCTTTTCACTCATCACCCGATCCTTCTTCTCAGGACCTGCCAGAACCCGATCGATCGCGTCATTGACCTCATCCATCGAGATTTCGGTCAAATTCCGGCGGGCTGCCAGAATTGCAGCCTCATTCAACAGGTTCGATAAATCCGCACCTGTGAAACCAGGGGTTCGACGAGCAATCTTTTCCAGATCCACATCCTTCGAGATGGTTTTACCACGGGCATGGACATTGAGGATTTCGAGCCGACCCGCGTAGTCGGGGCGATCGACCACCACCTGGCGGTCAAAACGACCAGGACGGAGCAATGCCGCATCTAAAACATCGGGACGGTTGGTGGCGGCAATAATAATGATCCCGGTATTACCTTCAAACCCATCCATTTCCGTCAATAACTGGTTGAGTGTTTGTTCCCGCTCATCGTTTCCACCACCCAGACCAGCACCCCGTTGCCGACCAACAGCATCAATTTCATCAATAAACACAATACAGGGAGCGTTTGTCTTCGCTTGTTCAAACAGATCGCGGACACGGGAAGCCCCGACCCCGACGAACATTTCAACAAACTCAGAACCGGAAATTGAAAAGAAAGGAACCCCGGCTTCTCCAGCAACCGCACGGGCTAGAAGCGTTTTCCCGGTTCCTGGAGGCCCTACCAGCAACACTCCTTTAGGAATCTTGGCACCTACGGCGGTGAAGCGGTCAGCATTCTTAAGGAAATCGACAACTTCGCTAAGTTCCAGCTTTGCCTGGTCGATACCAGCCACATCTCCAAAGGTGACCTGGGTCTGCGGTTCCATTTGAACTCTGGCTTTCGACTTACCAAAGTTCATCGCCTGACTACCAGGACCATTCTGAGCGCGTCTGAGCAGGAAGAACAAACCAACCAGCAATAGGATTGGCAACAGCAAACTGCTCAACACTTTGGGCAGCAGGTCTTCATTTCCCTGGGGTAGAACCGAAATGTCAACCTTATTTTTGACCAGAGTATCGATTAAGTCCGGATCGTTAGGCACTAAGTTAACCACGATGCGGTTGCTTCCCTGCCGGAATGCAGCGATCGTGCGGTCAGAGCTAATTTGAACCTTCTCAATCTGGCCCGCTTCGACTGCTTTGTAAAACTGGCTGGCTGTCCAGGTTTCCCCTCTTTGGGAGGGTTTATCAAAAAATGCTGTGGCTAAAGAAACTACCACAATTGCCAGCAGCGTATATAGTCCAACGTTTCTCCACCGCTTATTCACCGGGGTTTGTCCTCCTAAAAATATTTAGAGTGCGGAGATATCATCTATTCTAACGTGTTAACTAATCTTAACGTAGTCTCAGAAAATAGGGGGATAAGTTTAAGACCAGGAAGTACCCAGATCCCTGGCTTTTAGCAAAAGACTCAGTATTTACAACTGACTCAGCTTAGAAAGTAGGAGCTTTACAGAAGGCTTGCTTTAAGTTTGTAGAGCATGAGGCGCGGAACATTTGTTCTATTCTGTGCTACTAATATAGAAAGAAAATGGCGAAATTTCCGCTCAAGGATTCGTCCAGGGGCTACACTGAACTACTGACTTTACACTTCTTGTATGGCTTGGGCAGCCTGTGTATATTAAACGCCTGGAACTCTCTAATTTCAAGTCTTTTGGCGGCACAACACCGATTCCGTTGCTGCCAGGTTTTACAGTTGTTTCCGGTCCTAATGGTTCTGGTAAATCTAATCTGATTGATGCCCTGTTGTTCTGCCTGGGGTTGGCGGGTTCTAAGGGCATGCGGGCAGAGCGACTGCCGGATTTGGTAAATCATACTCAGATTAGTCGAAATCGCTCGGCTGTTGAAGCCAGTGTGACGGTTACCTTTGACTTATCTGATGAGCCGGAGTTGCTAGAAGATGTAATTGAAAGGCAGGTAAAGGGGGAAGGGGCAATCCCCGGTGCAGATTCCTCTGGTGATGCTCCCCATGGAGTTGTTCATCTTAATGGAAGTGCGGGCAATGGAAATGGTCAGCGCCCACGCGGTTCGACAGAGTGGAGCGTAACGCGTAAGTTGCGTGTCACTCAGCAAGGAACCTACACTTCCAACTATTTTATTAATGGTGAACCTTCTACGCTGACTGAACTGCACGAAGAGCTGAACCGTTTGCGGGTGTACCCAGAGGGATACAATGTCGTTCTGCAAGGGGATGTAACCCGAATTATTTCAATGAATTCCCGGGAGCGGCGGGAAATTATTGATGAATTGGCAGGCGTGGCAACCTTCGATCGCAAAATTAATCAGGCTAAAGAAAAGCTGAATGCGGTCAAAGAGCGGGAAGACCGCTACCACATTGTGGAACGGGAGCTAATTGACCAGCGCGATCGTCTCGCCCAGGATCGGATCAAAGCAGAGAAATATAAAAAGTTACGAAACGAGTTACAAGCCAAGGAACAATGGGAGGTTGTGATTCGCTACCGTCAGTCGGCTCAGGCGGCGGAGCGGTTACGGGAACAAATTCAGGGGGGCGATCGCGAATTTGCGGATTTGTCCGAGCAACTTGCAATTCGGGCAACTGAGATCCAGCAGGCAGCCATAGACCTGGAGCAGTTGAATGCACGGGTTCGGGCGCTGGGAGAAGAAGAGCAACTGGCACTCCAATCTACTCTGGCGACCCGTGAGGCAGAACTGCGCCAGCTGCAACGTCAGGAGCAGGATTTGCAGTCCGCCAGTCAGGACACGACCACAAAGATTGCTCAAACCCAACGCGAAATTCAAGAACACCTGCAAACCCTGGAAGCTCTAACCCAAAACCAAACCCGAGAGACCCAGTCAATTGTGTCCTTGCAAGCGGAGCGAGATCAGGTACGCCAGGTTCTAGAACAAAGCCGCGAAACAGCAACCGCGATCGCGGCCAACGCTGAAGCCTGGGTGCAGGAGCAGGCGGCACTGCATCATCAGATGGAAGCGTTGCTCCATACCCTGGAACCGCAACGAACGGAACAAGCCCAATTGCAGGAACGGGGGCATCAGCTTGAGCGTCAGATTCAGGAACAAACCCGATCGCTCCAGGCGCTGGAACAAAGAATTGGCGAGAAACGGAGCCAAAAAGCTGACCTGGAGGCGCAAACGCTCAGGGTTCTACAACAGCAAG from Kovacikia minuta CCNUW1 carries:
- a CDS encoding bifunctional 4-hydroxy-2-oxoglutarate aldolase/2-dehydro-3-deoxy-phosphogluconate aldolase, which codes for MPPSTWLTLLHEHWAIAVIRCNQLEQGQQMAQAVARGGIRLIEITWNSDRPSELIHRLRSTLPDCWIGAGTLLTQADVRDAIAAGAQFLFTPHVAPELIYLAASLNVPVVAGALSPTEIVQAWQAGAASVKVFPVQAMGGIEYIKSLQGPLGHIRLIPTGGVTVENAPAFLTVGAIAVGLSGSLFPSQAVIQGDWDLISRQAKSLIERGGSRRQEMRGQEEGTLPDPGS
- the ftsH3 gene encoding ATP-dependent zinc metalloprotease FtsH3, whose amino-acid sequence is MNKRWRNVGLYTLLAIVVVSLATAFFDKPSQRGETWTASQFYKAVEAGQIEKVQISSDRTIAAFRQGSNRIVVNLVPNDPDLIDTLVKNKVDISVLPQGNEDLLPKVLSSLLLPILLLVGLFFLLRRAQNGPGSQAMNFGKSKARVQMEPQTQVTFGDVAGIDQAKLELSEVVDFLKNADRFTAVGAKIPKGVLLVGPPGTGKTLLARAVAGEAGVPFFSISGSEFVEMFVGVGASRVRDLFEQAKTNAPCIVFIDEIDAVGRQRGAGLGGGNDEREQTLNQLLTEMDGFEGNTGIIIIAATNRPDVLDAALLRPGRFDRQVVVDRPDYAGRLEILNVHARGKTISKDVDLEKIARRTPGFTGADLSNLLNEAAILAARRNLTEISMDEVNDAIDRVLAGPEKKDRVMSEKRKQLVAYHEAGHAMVGALMPDYDPVQKISIIPRGRAGGLTWFTPSEDRMDSGLYSRSYLQNQMAVALGGRIAEELIFGEEEVTTGASNDLQQVARVARQMVTRFGMSDRLGPVALGRQQGNMFLGRDIAAERDFSEETAAAIDDEVRNLVEQAYRRAKAVLVNNRHVLDQLAEMLIEKETVDAEELQELLANNDVKVAAIA